ATCGGGGTACCCGGTACGACGAACAATCCCCCGGGGAAGGTCCGCCTCCTTTATCCCTCCGACAGGCAGGAGGGCCTGGAGACGGAGCTTGAGTTCCGGTGGGAGCGGTGCGACGACCCCGACGGCGATGACGTGGGCTATACGCTTTATATCTCCAAGGACCCCACCTTCATGGATGCCGAGAGCACGCGCACCGTCCAGGTGGCCTCGGCGGGCGCGGGAACCCTCCTGGCCGGAAGCGGCATCGGGTTCATCCTGGTGGGCATCGCCATGGCCGGCGGGCTCAGCAGGAGACGGCGGCTCCTTGCCCTGGCCTTCCTGCTTCTGCTGGCGGGATTCCTCTTTATGGCCTGTAGCGGCGATGGAAGCGGCAGCGTGCCCGCCACGCCGGACAGCTCCGTCCAAACCCAGCAGGTCTCGGGCCTGGATCCCGGCTCCACCTATTACTGGAAGGTCGCGGCCGCCGACGGCCAGGGTGGAGTTTCGGAAAGCGACGTCTGGACCTTCACCACCCGCTGAGGCAGTTTCGCCGCATGGAAAGGCCGAGGGGGCTCTCCCCCCCGGCCTTTCTTTATTGACCCCCCGGCGGCCCCTGTGGTACAAAAAGTCGTGGACGCAAAGGAGCTTTTGAAGGGCCTTCCCTCCGTGGACGAGGTGCTGAGAAGTCCGGCCGGGGAGGAGTGGCTTGCCCGCTACCCCCGGCGCTACGTCATCCAGGGCGTCCGGGACGCCATCCAGGCCGAGAGGGAGCGCATCCTCGAAGGCGAGGCCGGGGCACCGGGCGGAGACCTCACCGCCCGGATGGAGGAGCGGGTCCGTGCCCTTTGCTCCCTCAGCCTCCGCCCCGTCATAAACGCCACGGGCATCGTCATCCATACCAACCTCGGGCGCTCCCCCCTGCCCGAGCGGGCCCTCCAGAACATGCTCGCCGTGGCCCGCGGGTATTCGAACCTGGAGTACGACCTCGCGGAGGGGAAAAGGGGCAAGCGCTACGCCCATGTGCGGCGGCTCCTCCGGGACGTCACGGGGGCGGAGGACGGCATCGCCGTCAACAATAACGCAGGCGCGGTCCTCCTCTCGCTAAGCGCGCTGGCCCGGGGCAGGGAGGTCGTCGTCTCCCGGGGAGAGCTCGTGGAGATAGGCGGCTCCTTCCGCATCCCCGACGTGATGGCCCAGAGCGGAGCCGTTCTTCGGGAGGTGGGCGCCACGAACAAGACCCATCTCGGGGACTACGAGGCCGCCCTGACCGCGGAGACGGCCCTCATCCTGAAGGTCCACCAGTCCAACTACCGCATCGTGGGCTTCTCCGAGGACGTCCCGGTGCGGGAACTGGTCCGGCTGGGCAGGGAAAGGGGCGTGCCCGTCATGTACGACATGGGAAGCGGGTGCCTCATGGACCTCGCCCCGTGGGGCATCGGGGGCGAGCCCTCGGTGGCCGACACCCTCGGGGAGGGGCCCGACCTGGTCACCTTCAGCGGCGACAAGCTCCTCGGGGGCCCCCAGGCCGGGCTCGTCGTGGGGAGAAAGGCCCTTGTCCAGGCCATCGAAAGGCACCCTCTTACGCGGGCCCTGAGGATAGACAAGCTCACCCTGGCGGCCCTGGAGGCGGTCCTCATGACCTACGCCGACCCGGAGCGCGCCCGGACGGAGATACCCACCCTGAGGATGCTCTGCGAGGAGGCCGGCTCGGTCAAGCGCCGGGCCCGGAGGATGGCGGCGGCCATCCGGAA
The genomic region above belongs to Nitrospirota bacterium and contains:
- the selA gene encoding L-seryl-tRNA(Sec) selenium transferase, yielding MVQKVVDAKELLKGLPSVDEVLRSPAGEEWLARYPRRYVIQGVRDAIQAERERILEGEAGAPGGDLTARMEERVRALCSLSLRPVINATGIVIHTNLGRSPLPERALQNMLAVARGYSNLEYDLAEGKRGKRYAHVRRLLRDVTGAEDGIAVNNNAGAVLLSLSALARGREVVVSRGELVEIGGSFRIPDVMAQSGAVLREVGATNKTHLGDYEAALTAETALILKVHQSNYRIVGFSEDVPVRELVRLGRERGVPVMYDMGSGCLMDLAPWGIGGEPSVADTLGEGPDLVTFSGDKLLGGPQAGLVVGRKALVQAIERHPLTRALRIDKLTLAALEAVLMTYADPERARTEIPTLRMLCEEAGSVKRRARRMAAAIRKEGAPARVSVLRDTAYSGGGALPEQALPTYAVSVAPLGEMSPNALEERLRKGDPPVIARIREGVLLLDARTVQDGEIRTLARSVLDALAEEQAERA